In the Flavobacterium pallidum genome, one interval contains:
- a CDS encoding acyl-CoA-binding protein, producing the protein MEPEGLNKRFNDAVEIAGEMTQSSLPQDIQLRLYAFYKQATFGTIDNSQHASNFDLRNAFKTNAWMQISHLSADEAKEAYIELIHSLNK; encoded by the coding sequence ATGGAACCCGAAGGATTAAATAAGCGCTTTAACGATGCGGTAGAAATTGCCGGTGAGATGACACAGTCGTCGCTTCCTCAGGATATCCAGTTGCGGTTGTATGCTTTTTACAAACAAGCCACTTTCGGGACAATAGACAATAGCCAGCATGCGTCGAATTTTGACCTCCGCAATGCATTTAAAACCAATGCCTGGATGCAAATCAGCCATCTGTCGGCCGATGAAGCCAAAGAAGCTTATATTGAATTGATCCATTCCCTGAACAAATGA
- a CDS encoding OmpA family protein, translating into MKNKIYFLLLCCCFISYKIQAQDRLEVFFDFNKYDINPAAKEKLDRWLSENKNIEVTKIYGYCDWKGTNGYNDTLSLKRVSQIYNYMISNQVTVAPGYETKGFGEDFTQSKVQSENRKVLVIYEPKKPKPELVVPKTKYQTLTEQVKTAKAGDLIKLENINFFNNSDAVVPKSKPVLAELLCIMEDNPKLKIEIQGHICCQTQGDVNDISTKRAKAVHTYLIRNKIKSDRLSFKGYGVTRPMHPIPEKNSQEEDDNRRVEILIVSN; encoded by the coding sequence ATGAAAAACAAGATATATTTTTTATTGCTGTGCTGCTGCTTTATTTCGTATAAAATCCAGGCGCAAGACCGCCTCGAGGTGTTCTTTGATTTTAATAAATACGACATCAATCCGGCGGCGAAAGAAAAGCTCGACCGCTGGCTTTCCGAGAATAAGAATATCGAGGTGACTAAAATTTACGGCTATTGCGACTGGAAAGGCACGAATGGTTATAATGATACGCTTTCGCTGAAACGTGTCAGCCAAATCTACAACTACATGATCAGCAACCAGGTAACGGTGGCTCCGGGCTATGAAACCAAAGGCTTCGGTGAAGATTTTACGCAATCCAAAGTCCAGTCTGAAAACCGCAAAGTGCTCGTTATCTACGAACCTAAAAAACCGAAACCCGAGCTTGTAGTCCCTAAAACCAAATACCAGACGCTCACCGAACAGGTCAAGACCGCAAAAGCCGGTGACCTGATCAAATTGGAAAACATCAATTTCTTCAATAATTCTGATGCCGTTGTGCCTAAGTCAAAGCCAGTCCTGGCCGAACTGCTTTGCATCATGGAAGACAACCCGAAACTGAAAATCGAGATACAGGGCCACATCTGCTGCCAGACACAGGGCGACGTAAACGATATTTCGACCAAGCGCGCCAAGGCCGTGCATACTTACCTGATACGCAATAAAATCAAAAGCGACCGGCTTTCCTTCAAAGGTTACGGTGTCACCCGCCCAATGCATCCGATCCCGGAAAAAAACAGCCAGGAAGAAGATGACAATCGCCGTGTGGAAATTTTGATTGTTTCGAATTAA
- a CDS encoding cadherin repeat domain-containing protein — MKKLILLSALFLSLVTFAQVPQGISYQAIALNTSGNPVVSANVGIRLSVLDVSATGTALYTETQAKMTNAQGLFNLVIGQGTPVSGTFAGINWKTNSKFLKVEMDVAGGSNYVLVGTTQLLSVPYALAAKSLVLAPGEGITLTSPNGTAYQLSVNDAGVLSLPTTANSNNFPADLYVYGTFNGFNTATAQLLNYNDSYFTGFKYLTGGSQIKLISGTAPNSAVYGNAGGMLVLNGSAFTAPSSGLYWISVSAYDLDNGMYLDVTQFAPKVRINTTFTDYNMIYNAATNTASATVTGILSSDNFYFRMPNPNSGTTNYGDYLADGIAEMNGTEISFPGASASVPKNYKIDFVINVNGTGSYTVTQVP; from the coding sequence ATGAAAAAACTAATACTATTATCAGCACTATTCCTGTCGTTAGTGACATTTGCGCAGGTTCCACAAGGCATCTCTTACCAGGCGATTGCATTGAATACTTCCGGCAATCCTGTGGTAAGCGCCAATGTTGGCATAAGGCTTTCTGTCCTTGATGTGTCAGCTACAGGAACGGCTTTATATACGGAAACACAGGCTAAAATGACCAATGCACAAGGCCTTTTCAATCTTGTGATCGGGCAGGGGACGCCGGTTTCGGGGACTTTTGCAGGAATCAACTGGAAAACCAATTCTAAGTTCCTTAAAGTAGAAATGGATGTGGCCGGTGGCTCAAACTACGTTTTGGTCGGGACAACGCAACTGCTTTCGGTTCCGTATGCTTTGGCTGCAAAATCTCTGGTATTGGCTCCGGGAGAAGGCATTACTTTGACTTCACCAAACGGGACAGCTTATCAATTATCGGTAAATGATGCTGGGGTATTATCATTGCCTACTACGGCAAATTCAAATAATTTTCCTGCCGATTTATATGTTTATGGCACTTTCAATGGCTTTAACACTGCCACTGCACAGCTGCTGAATTATAATGACAGCTACTTTACCGGATTTAAATACCTGACTGGAGGGAGCCAGATTAAATTAATTTCAGGTACGGCACCGAATTCAGCAGTGTACGGAAATGCTGGCGGAATGCTCGTCCTGAACGGAAGTGCATTTACAGCACCTTCATCAGGATTGTATTGGATCAGTGTCAGCGCTTATGATCTGGATAATGGGATGTATTTGGATGTAACACAATTCGCGCCTAAAGTCCGCATCAATACGACTTTTACAGATTATAATATGATATATAATGCCGCAACCAATACTGCAAGCGCTACCGTAACGGGTATTTTAAGCAGTGATAATTTCTATTTCAGGATGCCCAATCCAAATTCAGGGACTACAAATTATGGTGATTATCTTGCAGATGGGATTGCAGAAATGAACGGCACAGAAATCTCGTTCCCCGGAGCATCTGCCTCAGTACCGAAAAACTATAAGATTGACTTTGTAATAAATGTTAATGGTACCGGATCTTATACTGTAACACAGGTTCCTTAA
- a CDS encoding OmpA family protein, protein MKALFLHLLMLLGTGTCFPQESFSVYFDSNQSALAKKEIISLNDWISNNKDSKIVAVNGYTDEDGSTGFNDTLAKKRVDYIAGILKDRINIREDFKTRSFGEKFQSSKIKAENRKVTIYYLLPKDLPRENEILGIKPEPVAEKPKVRKPIIFPTTMTLDNPNGTKTTIKLDTIFMQKVAVAKAGDKLQVENLNFRINTFIVIPESVPKMYELLLVMQSNRDLKIQIQGHLCCMPADKQDLSTQRAKAIYNFLTAYGIPKERLSYKGLGVTQPLFPIPEKNEAERAANRRVEIEIISN, encoded by the coding sequence ATGAAAGCCCTCTTTCTACACCTGCTCATGCTTTTGGGGACAGGCACCTGCTTTCCACAGGAGTCTTTTTCCGTGTATTTTGACAGCAATCAATCTGCACTTGCAAAAAAAGAAATCATCAGCCTGAATGATTGGATATCAAACAATAAGGATTCAAAAATAGTTGCTGTAAACGGTTACACCGATGAAGACGGTTCTACAGGCTTCAATGACACGCTCGCAAAAAAACGTGTCGATTATATTGCAGGCATTTTAAAGGACAGGATCAACATCCGCGAAGATTTCAAGACGCGCAGTTTCGGCGAGAAATTCCAGTCTTCCAAAATCAAGGCTGAAAACCGTAAAGTCACTATTTATTATCTTTTGCCAAAAGATTTGCCGCGTGAAAATGAAATTCTGGGCATCAAACCGGAACCTGTAGCAGAAAAGCCAAAAGTGCGGAAACCCATCATATTCCCAACCACGATGACACTCGACAATCCAAATGGGACGAAAACCACCATAAAACTCGATACCATTTTCATGCAAAAAGTGGCTGTTGCCAAAGCGGGCGACAAACTGCAGGTTGAAAACCTTAATTTCCGAATCAACACCTTTATCGTAATCCCGGAATCGGTGCCAAAAATGTACGAACTGCTTTTGGTCATGCAAAGCAATAGGGATTTAAAAATCCAAATCCAGGGGCATTTGTGCTGCATGCCCGCCGACAAACAGGATTTGTCTACCCAGCGTGCCAAAGCGATCTACAATTTCCTTACTGCTTACGGCATCCCGAAAGAAAGGCTGTCTTATAAAGGGCTTGGCGTGACACAGCCCTTGTTCCCAATTCCCGAAAAAAATGAGGCCGAACGTGCCGCCAACCGCCGTGTAGAAATCGAAATCATTTCAAACTGA
- a CDS encoding T9SS type A sorting domain-containing protein, producing MKRLLLICLFGFSVCEAQISFSPYVAIPTGSWPETVAIEDMNHDGLKDVVLGMGSYADGDNDFSILVYLQNGSGELETPVKYPYATTSMDIEAIDIDDMNNDGLNDVVIAFGNKIGIYYQNTNGTLDAVNEVALNNYAKTLKIGDLNNDGLKDIAVGYLNSFSVMIQSGGATFATTSYSIMMNYDIEIDIADVDDDGRDDVVVKSSDALNVLTQNASGTLNSPVAYLSGTGLSINGIALGDLSNDGKIDIAASRGGNSPSAKITILKQNPATQLMNTPVSISAYDIPEPIEIGDMNNDGKNEIVTAHGGWNSLSCYTQNTSGMYSGYYAFPISYASHYNRQGMALGDINGDGLKDVAIADYNHGLVILYNISESLGTEEPAKIQAPAMYPNPVNDVVNIDFSMSDSGGVAEISILNALGMQVAALQKSSDIQRINMAGYASGVYFVKVHTAKGDATGKIIKQ from the coding sequence ATGAAAAGGCTTTTATTGATTTGTTTGTTTGGATTTTCTGTTTGTGAAGCACAGATCAGTTTTTCTCCTTACGTAGCTATACCGACCGGCTCCTGGCCCGAAACTGTTGCTATTGAGGATATGAACCACGATGGGCTTAAGGATGTGGTCCTTGGGATGGGCAGCTATGCCGATGGAGACAATGATTTCAGCATCCTTGTGTATTTGCAAAACGGTTCAGGCGAGCTCGAAACACCTGTAAAATACCCGTATGCCACGACAAGTATGGATATAGAGGCAATAGATATTGACGATATGAACAATGACGGGCTTAATGATGTCGTCATAGCTTTTGGCAATAAGATCGGGATTTACTATCAAAATACCAATGGGACTTTAGATGCAGTAAATGAAGTGGCACTTAATAATTATGCCAAAACCCTGAAGATAGGCGATCTAAACAATGATGGACTCAAAGATATTGCCGTAGGGTACCTCAATTCATTTTCTGTCATGATACAATCCGGCGGAGCGACGTTTGCTACCACTTCATACAGCATCATGATGAATTATGATATTGAAATTGATATTGCAGATGTCGATGATGATGGCAGGGATGATGTCGTAGTGAAATCCTCTGATGCCTTGAATGTGTTGACACAAAATGCTTCCGGGACGCTTAATTCCCCGGTTGCTTACCTTTCAGGAACAGGCCTATCGATTAACGGGATTGCTTTAGGCGATTTAAGCAATGATGGAAAAATTGACATCGCCGCTTCCAGGGGAGGCAATTCGCCCTCGGCCAAAATAACGATCCTGAAACAAAACCCCGCTACACAACTGATGAATACTCCGGTATCGATTTCGGCATATGATATCCCGGAACCTATAGAAATAGGGGATATGAACAACGACGGCAAAAATGAGATCGTTACTGCGCACGGCGGCTGGAATAGTTTAAGCTGCTACACGCAGAATACTTCCGGGATGTACAGCGGTTATTATGCTTTCCCAATCTCTTATGCTTCCCATTACAACAGGCAGGGCATGGCTCTGGGTGATATTAATGGTGATGGTTTAAAGGATGTGGCGATTGCAGACTATAACCACGGATTGGTCATCCTTTACAACATTTCTGAATCACTCGGTACCGAAGAACCAGCAAAAATCCAGGCTCCTGCCATGTATCCGAATCCCGTTAATGATGTCGTCAATATTGATTTCAGCATGTCGGATTCAGGTGGTGTTGCCGAAATTTCAATCTTGAATGCCCTGGGCATGCAGGTGGCAGCCCTGCAGAAATCCAGTGACATACAGCGCATCAATATGGCAGGTTATGCTTCCGGAGTATACTTCGTTAAAGTGCATACAGCAAAAGGCGATGCCACTGGTAAAATTATAAAACAATAA
- a CDS encoding valine--tRNA ligase has translation MTIPAQFDTKAIEDKWYAYWMEHNYFHSEPDHRKPYTITIPPPNVTGVLHMGHMLNNTIQDVLIRRARLKGFNACWVPGTDHASIATEAKVVAKLKSEGINKNDLSREEFLAHAWEWTDKYGGVILDQLKKLGASCDWERTKFTMDPDMSASVIRSFVDLYNKGMIYRGYRMVNWDPEAKTTLSDEEVIYEEQQGKLYFLKYKIEGTNDFLTVATTRPETIFGDTAICINPNDARFSHLKGKKAIVPICGRVVPIIEDDYVDMEFGTGCLKVTPAHDVNDKALGEKHHLEIIDIFNEDASLNAHGLHYEGKDRFTVRAEIAKELEANGDLARTENHLNKVGTSERTKAVIEPRLSDQWFLKMEELVKPAIKAVLEDNEIKLYPKKFENTYRHWLENIRDWNISRQLWWGQQIPAYYYGLGKEDFVVAETPADALELAKSKTQNPSLQLSDLTQDADALDTWFSSWLWPMAVFGGIMDPENKDFKYYYPTNDLVTGPDILFFWVARMIIAGYEYTGKKPFTNVYLTGLVRDSQRRKMSKSLGNSPDPLDLIDKFGADGVRVGLLLSASAGNDILFDEELCNQGKAFTHKIWNAFRLIKGWEVSDAIPQPESSKVAVEWFEAKLQQTLAEIEDHFEKYRISDALMAIYKLVWDDFCSWFLEMIKPAYQQPIDSVTFAKALEMLENNMKLLHPFMPFLTEEIWQLIADRKPEDALIISQWPEKKSFDNKLIADFEHTMEVISAVRTVRKEKNIPFRDVISLKAINSENVSTYFDSVVSKLGNIDAFEYVSEKADGALSFRVKSNEYFVPITGNIDMEAEIKKLTEELEYNKGFLKSVQGKLSNEKFVSGAPEKVIEIERKKEADALAKIAMIEQSLLSLK, from the coding sequence ATGACAATCCCAGCACAATTCGACACCAAAGCCATTGAAGACAAATGGTACGCCTACTGGATGGAACACAATTACTTTCATTCGGAACCCGACCACCGTAAGCCTTACACCATTACGATTCCGCCGCCAAACGTCACCGGCGTACTGCACATGGGCCACATGCTCAACAATACCATTCAGGATGTATTGATCCGCCGTGCGCGCCTTAAAGGCTTCAACGCGTGTTGGGTTCCAGGTACGGACCATGCGTCGATTGCCACTGAGGCCAAAGTCGTAGCCAAGCTAAAATCCGAAGGCATCAATAAAAATGACCTGTCCCGCGAGGAATTCCTGGCCCATGCCTGGGAATGGACTGACAAATACGGTGGCGTCATTTTGGACCAGTTGAAAAAACTTGGCGCTTCCTGCGATTGGGAACGAACGAAATTCACGATGGATCCTGACATGTCCGCATCAGTAATCCGCTCTTTCGTCGATCTGTACAACAAAGGCATGATTTACCGCGGCTATCGTATGGTGAACTGGGATCCGGAAGCCAAGACCACACTTTCCGACGAAGAAGTCATTTACGAAGAACAACAGGGAAAACTCTATTTCCTCAAATATAAGATTGAAGGCACGAACGATTTCCTGACGGTAGCCACGACAAGACCTGAAACCATTTTCGGCGATACGGCGATCTGCATCAATCCGAATGATGCACGTTTTTCACATTTAAAAGGTAAAAAAGCGATCGTTCCCATCTGCGGACGCGTGGTTCCTATCATTGAAGACGACTATGTAGATATGGAATTCGGTACGGGCTGTTTAAAAGTAACGCCTGCACATGACGTGAATGATAAGGCTTTAGGTGAAAAACACCATTTGGAAATCATCGATATTTTTAATGAAGATGCGTCACTGAATGCCCACGGCTTGCATTACGAAGGCAAAGACCGATTTACGGTGCGCGCGGAAATCGCAAAAGAACTCGAAGCCAATGGTGATTTGGCCAGGACCGAAAACCACCTCAATAAGGTAGGCACTTCTGAAAGGACAAAAGCAGTCATCGAACCGCGCCTGTCCGACCAATGGTTCCTGAAAATGGAGGAATTGGTAAAACCTGCCATCAAAGCTGTTCTTGAAGACAACGAAATTAAATTATACCCGAAGAAATTCGAGAATACTTACAGGCATTGGCTTGAAAATATCCGCGACTGGAATATCTCACGCCAATTGTGGTGGGGACAGCAGATCCCGGCATATTATTACGGCCTGGGTAAAGAAGATTTTGTCGTGGCTGAAACGCCCGCTGATGCTTTGGAATTGGCAAAATCCAAAACGCAGAACCCAAGCCTGCAATTGTCGGACTTAACGCAGGATGCCGATGCTTTGGACACCTGGTTTTCTTCCTGGCTGTGGCCCATGGCGGTTTTCGGAGGGATAATGGATCCTGAAAACAAGGATTTCAAATATTATTACCCAACCAATGATTTGGTAACAGGTCCGGACATCCTTTTCTTTTGGGTGGCACGCATGATTATTGCTGGTTATGAGTATACCGGCAAAAAGCCTTTTACGAACGTATACCTGACCGGATTGGTACGCGACAGCCAACGCCGTAAAATGTCTAAATCGTTAGGAAACTCCCCTGATCCGCTGGACCTGATCGATAAATTCGGGGCAGACGGTGTTCGTGTGGGATTATTGCTGAGCGCTTCGGCAGGAAACGACATTTTGTTTGACGAAGAACTGTGCAACCAGGGGAAAGCATTTACGCATAAAATATGGAACGCCTTCAGATTGATCAAAGGATGGGAAGTTTCAGATGCCATTCCGCAACCGGAATCGTCGAAGGTAGCAGTGGAATGGTTTGAAGCCAAACTGCAGCAGACATTAGCCGAAATCGAAGACCATTTTGAAAAATACCGTATTTCAGATGCCTTAATGGCCATTTACAAACTGGTCTGGGATGATTTCTGTTCGTGGTTCCTGGAAATGATCAAGCCTGCGTACCAGCAGCCAATTGACAGCGTTACTTTTGCGAAAGCGCTGGAAATGCTCGAAAACAATATGAAATTACTGCATCCGTTCATGCCGTTTTTGACTGAGGAAATCTGGCAGCTTATTGCCGATCGCAAGCCTGAAGACGCGTTGATCATATCACAATGGCCTGAAAAAAAATCCTTTGATAATAAACTGATTGCGGATTTTGAACATACCATGGAAGTCATTTCGGCTGTAAGGACAGTGCGAAAAGAGAAAAACATCCCGTTCAGGGACGTGATTTCGCTAAAGGCGATTAACAGCGAAAATGTTTCGACGTACTTTGATTCGGTAGTCTCAAAACTTGGCAACATTGATGCTTTTGAATATGTCTCTGAAAAGGCAGACGGCGCTTTATCCTTCCGTGTAAAATCGAACGAATATTTTGTACCGATTACCGGAAACATTGATATGGAAGCCGAAATTAAAAAGCTTACCGAAGAATTGGAATACAACAAAGGCTTCTTAAAATCAGTCCAGGGGAAATTGTCAAACGAAAAATTCGTGAGCGGTGCCCCGGAAAAAGTCATTGAAATCGAGCGCAAGAAAGAAGCCGATGCTTTGGCAAAGATTGCTATGATTGAGCAGAGCCTTTTGAGTTTGAAATAA
- a CDS encoding Kelch repeat-containing protein: protein MRKLLLLSALFLSFMAFAQVPQGISYQAIALNAVGQPVASANVGVRLSILDDSASGTVLYTETQIKATSAQGLFTLVIGQGTPVTGTFSGINWGMNSKFLKVEMDVAGGTNYAAVGTTQLLSVPYAMYAGNTASVAGNASINDDIVANKNANFGFIDTYGNNAYVYNVDTNAWSVQPFNVNASPTLISSKGNFFFIDTYDNKAYCYYAKTGTWSFQAFNENASPSVTESNGNFGFVDTYDNKAYVYNAQNGTWSFQEFNMNAAPSLVNSKGSFGFVDTYDNKAYVFNRKNGAWSSQSFNVNASPLLSESNGNFAFVDTYDNKAYIFNGNTGSWTFQQFDENASPSISISETN, encoded by the coding sequence ATGAGAAAACTATTACTGTTGTCCGCATTATTTTTGTCGTTCATGGCCTTTGCCCAGGTTCCGCAGGGCATTTCTTACCAGGCTATCGCATTGAATGCGGTAGGACAACCTGTTGCCAGTGCCAATGTTGGGGTACGTCTTTCCATTCTGGACGATTCGGCTTCAGGGACGGTGCTATATACGGAGACACAAATCAAGGCTACGTCTGCACAAGGTCTCTTTACGCTGGTGATAGGGCAGGGAACGCCGGTTACGGGAACTTTCTCAGGTATTAACTGGGGTATGAATTCCAAATTCCTGAAAGTCGAAATGGATGTTGCAGGCGGAACAAACTATGCCGCTGTAGGAACTACGCAATTGCTGTCGGTACCTTACGCCATGTATGCAGGCAATACCGCAAGTGTTGCCGGAAATGCTTCGATCAATGACGATATTGTTGCCAATAAGAATGCAAATTTTGGTTTCATAGATACGTATGGCAACAATGCTTATGTTTACAATGTGGATACCAATGCATGGTCTGTGCAGCCATTTAATGTCAATGCATCGCCTACCCTGATTTCGTCTAAAGGTAATTTTTTCTTTATTGATACCTACGACAATAAAGCATATTGTTATTATGCCAAAACGGGAACCTGGTCATTCCAGGCGTTTAATGAAAATGCCTCTCCCTCAGTAACTGAATCCAATGGTAACTTTGGTTTCGTGGATACTTATGATAATAAGGCCTATGTTTACAACGCGCAAAACGGCACCTGGTCATTCCAGGAATTTAATATGAATGCTGCGCCGTCCCTTGTTAATTCTAAGGGCAGTTTCGGTTTTGTAGATACTTATGACAATAAGGCTTATGTCTTTAATCGAAAAAACGGGGCCTGGTCATCACAATCTTTTAATGTAAATGCCTCACCGTTGTTAAGCGAGTCAAACGGCAATTTTGCTTTTGTGGATACGTATGACAACAAAGCTTATATCTTCAACGGAAATACCGGAAGTTGGACATTCCAGCAATTTGATGAAAATGCTTCACCATCTATTTCCATATCTGAAACAAACTAA
- a CDS encoding superoxide dismutase, with translation MKILRLFFFPVVVMTLFSCNQKKLTEVEVPLPENEAPAKTVMGDPSDVKADEGAFEMVKLPYAYNALAPDIDARTMELHYSKHYLTYTNNLNKALAGTDLEKASIEDILKKAGTENMPLRNNAGGFYNHSFFWDGMSGKGGGQPKDTLALAIAADFGSFEVFRSQFEKAASDQFGSGWAWLIVNPSGKLEVTSTQNQDNPLMPGVLVSGKPILALDIWEHAYYIQYQYKRKNYINAFFNVINWQKVGERYEEAIKKKN, from the coding sequence ATGAAAATATTACGTTTGTTTTTTTTTCCGGTTGTCGTCATGACACTTTTTTCGTGTAACCAAAAAAAGCTTACCGAAGTCGAGGTGCCTTTGCCTGAAAATGAAGCGCCAGCCAAAACCGTCATGGGCGATCCATCAGACGTGAAAGCGGATGAAGGCGCATTTGAAATGGTAAAACTGCCTTATGCCTACAACGCTTTGGCTCCCGATATCGATGCGCGCACCATGGAGCTGCATTATTCAAAACATTACCTTACCTATACCAATAATCTCAATAAAGCGCTCGCCGGAACAGATCTGGAGAAAGCGTCCATTGAAGATATCCTTAAAAAAGCAGGAACTGAAAATATGCCTTTGCGCAACAATGCCGGTGGTTTTTACAATCACAGCTTTTTTTGGGATGGCATGTCAGGCAAGGGTGGCGGCCAGCCCAAAGATACTTTAGCGCTTGCTATTGCTGCGGATTTTGGATCGTTTGAGGTTTTCAGATCACAATTTGAAAAAGCCGCATCGGATCAATTTGGTTCGGGATGGGCTTGGCTGATCGTAAATCCATCAGGAAAACTGGAGGTGACATCAACGCAAAATCAGGATAACCCGTTAATGCCAGGCGTTTTGGTTTCGGGAAAACCAATATTGGCTTTGGATATTTGGGAGCATGCCTATTATATTCAGTATCAGTACAAAAGAAAGAATTACATCAATGCATTTTTTAATGTGATTAACTGGCAGAAAGTGGGCGAGCGGTATGAAGAAGCGATTAAGAAAAAGAACTGA
- a CDS encoding DUF1573 domain-containing protein has translation MKRLLFLAFFAMISVVGFSQSGPKIEFMAKDNTIDYGTVSKDTDSGIRSFEFKNTGDAPLKIINVQSTCGCTVPSKPTEDIMPGKTGKIDVKYNMNPGAIRKTITVESNAVNVEGGKIALKIKGEVIAKKEVNLLEKKKSIMEK, from the coding sequence ATGAAAAGACTATTATTTTTAGCGTTTTTTGCGATGATTTCGGTAGTGGGATTTTCCCAATCAGGCCCGAAAATCGAATTCATGGCGAAGGACAATACGATTGATTACGGGACAGTTTCAAAAGATACTGACAGCGGAATCAGGAGTTTTGAATTTAAGAATACTGGCGATGCCCCGCTGAAGATCATCAATGTGCAATCGACCTGCGGTTGTACCGTGCCTTCAAAACCAACTGAAGACATCATGCCGGGAAAAACGGGTAAGATTGATGTGAAATACAACATGAATCCGGGTGCGATCCGCAAAACCATTACTGTGGAGTCGAATGCGGTGAATGTGGAAGGTGGCAAGATTGCACTGAAAATCAAAGGGGAGGTGATCGCGAAGAAAGAAGTGAACCTTTTGGAGAAGAAGAAATCGATTATGGAAAAGTAA
- a CDS encoding phosphatidylserine decarboxylase family protein — MALLKFHKEGATIILVSCAISVGIVLLADKFIVDLWLQKTVQIAVLLFLIIILQFFRNPNRTLVVNNNHIIAPVDGKVVVIEEVYESEYFKDNRVQVSIFMSPINVHVTRFPVSGKVKFSKYHPGKFLVAWHPKASEENERTTIVIENKVFGEILYRQIAGALAKRIVNYAKEGMDVVQGEDAGFIKFGSRVDIFLPLGTKVDVKLQQKAVGNRTIIATKA; from the coding sequence ATGGCACTTTTAAAATTTCATAAAGAAGGCGCGACAATTATCCTGGTTTCGTGTGCAATAAGCGTGGGTATCGTGCTTTTGGCCGATAAGTTTATTGTGGATTTGTGGCTTCAGAAAACCGTTCAGATTGCGGTATTGCTCTTCCTGATCATCATACTGCAGTTTTTCAGGAACCCAAACCGGACGCTGGTGGTAAATAACAACCATATCATTGCACCCGTTGACGGAAAAGTGGTTGTCATCGAAGAGGTGTATGAAAGCGAATACTTTAAGGACAATCGTGTGCAGGTGTCCATTTTTATGTCGCCGATAAATGTACACGTGACGCGTTTTCCCGTAAGCGGTAAAGTAAAATTCAGCAAGTACCATCCCGGAAAGTTCCTCGTAGCATGGCATCCAAAAGCAAGTGAGGAAAATGAAAGGACGACCATTGTCATCGAGAACAAGGTTTTCGGTGAAATCCTGTACAGGCAGATTGCCGGCGCTTTGGCAAAACGCATCGTGAATTATGCCAAAGAAGGCATGGACGTGGTGCAGGGCGAAGATGCCGGATTTATCAAATTCGGTTCCCGCGTTGATATTTTTCTCCCTTTGGGCACAAAAGTGGATGTAAAACTCCAGCAAAAAGCTGTCGGAAACAGGACAATCATTGCAACCAAAGCATAA
- a CDS encoding T9SS type A sorting domain-containing protein, with amino-acid sequence MKQTVLIAALLISGLCSAQSVIQSVNSGSVISANAVVGVGEIVVVPQNQNQSATGIIGVLAQVNQQMLEVPSYELSDKITVWPNPTVAKISFETNENLANATVAVFNNVGQLVLERKIGADNSIDLTDLAQGIYMIQLSNQKQAFKIIKH; translated from the coding sequence ATGAAACAAACTGTACTCATTGCGGCGCTTTTGATCAGCGGATTGTGTTCGGCGCAATCGGTAATACAAAGCGTCAATTCAGGAAGTGTTATTTCGGCAAATGCGGTTGTGGGCGTTGGAGAGATTGTGGTCGTACCGCAAAACCAAAACCAATCGGCAACTGGAATTATCGGTGTTTTAGCTCAGGTAAACCAACAAATGCTTGAAGTCCCTTCCTATGAACTGTCGGACAAGATTACCGTCTGGCCGAATCCTACTGTAGCAAAGATATCTTTCGAAACCAATGAAAATCTTGCCAATGCCACAGTGGCTGTTTTTAACAATGTGGGGCAATTGGTCCTCGAAAGGAAAATCGGTGCGGATAACAGCATCGACCTTACGGATCTGGCACAAGGCATTTACATGATCCAGCTTTCAAATCAAAAACAAGCATTTAAAATCATCAAGCACTAA